ATGGGGAGTGTGGGGTAAGGGCATTGTCCTTGGAAGACCTCAAGATGAGTTCTTTTGATAAGGAAACTCAGTTGAGTGCCTTCGATCACTTGACATCCAAAGTTGCTGCTCTTGTTCCTACTGGAACCAATCCAGGTGAATTCAACGATCAAATCTGGCTTAATTCTAAGGTAATCTTGTTATTATCATCGTTATCGTTATCTCCTACACTGGCTGATGAGATGACTTTTCGTAGATACAGCACTTTGTACTTTTAACTGGGATGAACTGCTCTTATGCTTATTGATGTCATTGTAGTACTGTGACATTTACCTTAGGACCATCGATCAATAGCAAGGTTTATAGCATATGCACTGTGTGCTGCTGATGAAGCTCTCAAAGATTCTAATTGGTGTCCCACTGAGCAGGAAGACAAGCAAAGAACGGTACGCGTTTTTTGAATTTGGCTAAtaacaaatcatttttttttttaaattttgccTTGTAACTTGTGTTAAAACTTCAAAACCTATTAGGGAGTGTCTATTGGTGGGGGAATTGGAAGCATTAGTGACATTCTAGATTCTGCTCAACTGATCTGTGAGAAGGTCAGTTAATTGAAACTCACTGGTCTTGAATCTTTCCCTGTCAAAGCTTTTCAACAAGTGTTTTTAGTTATGGCAGCGAaatatttagtaatttaaataaattatactgcATTTGATATTTACTTCTTCTACCCTGAATACAGCGTCTTCGTCGCCTTAGTCCATTTTTTATCCCACGGATATTGATCAATATGGCATCAGGTCATGTGAGCATGAAATATGGGTTCCAGGTGAAGAGACTACTTTCTGCTGAGTTATATTCTATACTACAAAGTGCAAATATTAATGAGCTCCTGGCCTCCTTCAATTGCTGGAGCGCAGGACACGCCACCACATTTTCATCTGCTAGCTTATAAATACGTGTGTTGTGAATTTTAAGATGAAAGTTATATCTATATTATAGAATTGTTTTCCCTTCTATAGAATGGATGTAGGAAATATATCTTCTTGCTTCCATGTTTCTTCAtgttataataatttcttaGATCATTATCCAATGAAAAGTAACAGCCATCTGAGACAAAAAATTCCTTCATGTTAATTTGGATGAGTAATTGTCTGTACATCAGCTTTGAGAGTTTAAATTctcaaagaaaaatgttatatcTCCCTGTAGAACAATTATTAGTTTATAACATATGTCAACAGTCTAATCAGTAAAAGGAGTAGTAAAGCTAATGTTTCGGAGCTATTAGGATGTTGTTATGCTATGACCTTTTCTATCCTTAATAATCCTGGGCACTGGAAGAAGTTATTTTCCGGAATTCTTGAATGTAGGGACCAAATCATGCTGCAGTAACTGCATGTGCCACTGGTTCACATTCTATTGGTGATGCAATGAGAATGATTCAATTTGGGGATGCAGATGTTATGTTGGCTGGAGGCACAGAGTCCAGTATTGATGCATTATCAATTGCAGGATTCTGCAGGTAAATTATGATCAATGCCCTGTGTCCTCTGTTATTATTGACAACTTTAGTAATCAGTTGTCCTTTTTTCCCTCTACATTTTAAATCTGATTATGGAGACTTGCAGGTCTCGGGCTCtgtcaacaaaatataattcaagCCCTCTGGAAGCATCACGGCCATTTGATTGTGGTCGAGATGGGTTTGTGTAAGTATATTTGCATTGAACATTTGTTTCTGATTGTAATCATGTTTGTTGTGATTGATTCGTTTGGTTTGTTTGCCTTGCTGCTTATATCAAAGTTACTTTTACTCAGGATAGGTGAAGGTTCTGGAGTCTTGGTCTTGGAGGTTGGTTAAGAACTTTATTgtgtttcatattttatttataatatttgaccTTTCTTAATTGTTTGCTCTCCTATCTTTAAGGAATTTGAGCATGCAAAAAATCGAGGAGCCAATGTCTATGCAGAGATTCGTGGCTATGGGATGTCAGGTAGTTTGTTGCAGGATATGGGATTTTCTTCTAgccttaattttaaatttggttgacTTCTTTCATGTGGAATTTAACTAGGTGATGCATACCATATCACTCAACCTCCTAGTGATGGTAGAGGTGCCATTATGGCTATGACTCATGCTTTAAGACAGGTATCTTTTATTTTCCTGTATTGTTTGCATTCGTTATGCATCATTAGAGGTTCTGTCGGCTGAGCTGCCAACTTTTGATGTATACCTGTCCTGATGTTGTGTGAGCTGCTATTCTTTGTGTACTTTTTCCCTTGTTTTTTACATTGTATTGGCATATAAGTGAGAAGGTATACTCGCTGTTTCACTTCATTGACACTGAGTAGGGATGACAGTCAAATTGGTACCCATCAAAATTACCCACGATGGTTGTCGGTGATATTCAAGTGCTAGGAGCTACCCATGAAATATAAGTTTGAGAACTATTATCGTAGAACACTTACCCAAACCCAAACCTGCTGATAGGTTTCTTGGCAGCAAGAAACCCAAGATACCCTTGGTTAAGCACACAACTTACAAAAACAGTAAACTGTATTGATTTCTGAAGAACAAGGACAAGTTCGATAGCCACCAAGGAAGCAATTCTTCCTTCACACAGCATGTAATATTCCTGTGAAACAACTAACCACAGAAACGTGTCCGTCCCCCTTGAGACACTCTGCCCCCCGCCCTCCCTTTTATAGCTAACACCTTAACCCAAACACACCTACCCCAACAACCTACTTTCCCTCCTCCTAACCCTCATGTCTTGTTTATAATTCCCTTCTTCCTTTCGTATACCCTTAGGGTCCTATCACCCGCCCTATCCAAAATTATGTAAGTGAAGATTCTGTTATGTTACAATCATAAGTGTCCAAACTAAATAGCCAAACCATTATTATAATCAGCATATGCTAGATACTTTGGTGCTTTTAGCATTTATTATTTGAGAGATCTGCACGCCTTTTTAGCAGAACTTTagtcttaattaaatttttccatgtatttttgtttgctttatGCATTGGCTTAGACATGTCCggatatactaattttaaacgaTTTTCATGATACGCAGTCAGGTCTCCATCCTTCTGAAGTGGATTACATAAATGCACATGCTACATCTACACCTTTGGGCAAGTGAAGTGAACCTATGTCGATTCCAGCAATTTAAgcttgaatattattattttttaatactacCTCTCTGTGTGTCTGCTTTTGCCGTAAATTTTCTCATCAGAATTCTTTATATAGGTGATACCATAGAAGGTAATGCTATCAAAACCATGTTCTCTGATCGAACAAGCTCATCTGCTTTAGCCTTCTCCTCCACAAAGGTAAAGTTGCAGATTTTTTACTTATCTGATTGTCTGTATAATCTAAGTGTCGGTCGCTTCTTCGATGTGAGCTCTCACCTATGGCAGATGccatttagtttttattttattttgatgggGATATCAATGATTAATTAACAGAAATTTTTCAGGGGGCTATTGGTCATCTCCTAGGTGCAGCTGGAGCTGTTGAAGCGATTTTCGCAGTTTTAGCAATACGACATGTAAGCAAGCTTTTTACGCACTTTTTTCAAGAAGTTGTGGGGAAGTATTTTTGTACGTACAGTTGCTTTTACGCATAACCTAGAGCCAGACCTTGTATGTTTAATCTATTATAACTGTTTCTATAATGTTGTTATGACAGGGAATTGCTCCATTAACTCTTAATTTAACTAAGCCAGATCCTGTCTTCCATGATGGTTTCATGCCATTGTCTGCTTCAGAAGAAATGCCAATTAGAGTAGCTATGTCAAACTCTTTCGGTTTCGGAGGCACAAATGCGTCCCTACTTTTTGCTCATACTGGTTCGGACTGATAAGATGGTTACATCTCAGTCCATTGGTATTAGTTGACAAGAGCTGTTTGTGTTATGCTGAGGAGAGTTTAATGACCTAAAAGTTCTTGGCAGCAGGCATGTAATTGGAGCTCATGATCTGTCATGTACATTTGATGCTTCTAGTACTTTCGcaaattagtttttgaatgcTATTAGCTCGACTATTTGGAACGCAGCGTGGGTTGTTGATTGAACATTCATAAAACGAAGGATCTGATTCCCAGGGTGTTATCCTATgtaaatcttgaaaaaaattgtgGTAAAATTAAGAATGTAGATTTTATCCTatgaaagttaaaatttttCCACTTAAGTTTTGTCAACGAGTTCcttaaacattttatttgaaaagatttattttatttgtacttTAAATTCTTACATTTTATAAGATCTGCAATCTTTAGTTCCtaagttattttcattaattttagtttttagtttttaatttttcataattttgttatttacttagaaattaaaattttttaatcaacaagtatttttaatttctcgTGCTTAATgattattcttttaaacaaatCGAAACCTCCCTAGTTGGATGGTTCATTTCCATTGAGGCAAAGTGCAATAAATGATTTCGTTGAAAACCAATTTGGCATGATTTCATTGGTAGTTGTTAAATATGG
This genomic interval from Vigna radiata var. radiata cultivar VC1973A chromosome 8, Vradiata_ver6, whole genome shotgun sequence contains the following:
- the LOC106770822 gene encoding 3-oxoacyl-[acyl-carrier-protein] synthase, mitochondrial isoform X2, whose amino-acid sequence is MATMRRTARNFLISFYRTISSATFPPPPVVSSRRVVVTGLGMVTPLGCGVGTTWKRLIDGECGVRALSLEDLKMSSFDKETQLSAFDHLTSKVAALVPTGTNPGEFNDQIWLNSKDHRSIARFIAYALCAADEALKDSNWCPTEQEDKQRTGVSIGGGIGSISDILDSAQLICEKRLRRLSPFFIPRILINMASGHVSMKYGFQGPNHAAVTACATGSHSIGDAMRMIQFGDADVMLAGGTESSIDALSIAGFCRSRALSTKYNSSPLEASRPFDCGRDGFVIGEGSGVLVLEEFEHAKNRGANVYAEIRGYGMSGDAYHITQPPSDGRGAIMAMTHALRQSGLHPSEVDYINAHATSTPLGDTIEGNAIKTMFSDRTSSSALAFSSTKGAIGHLLGAAGAVEAIFAVLAIRHVSKLFTHFFQEVVGKYFWNCSINS
- the LOC106770822 gene encoding 3-oxoacyl-[acyl-carrier-protein] synthase, mitochondrial isoform X1; translation: MATMRRTARNFLISFYRTISSATFPPPPVVSSRRVVVTGLGMVTPLGCGVGTTWKRLIDGECGVRALSLEDLKMSSFDKETQLSAFDHLTSKVAALVPTGTNPGEFNDQIWLNSKDHRSIARFIAYALCAADEALKDSNWCPTEQEDKQRTGVSIGGGIGSISDILDSAQLICEKRLRRLSPFFIPRILINMASGHVSMKYGFQGPNHAAVTACATGSHSIGDAMRMIQFGDADVMLAGGTESSIDALSIAGFCRSRALSTKYNSSPLEASRPFDCGRDGFVIGEGSGVLVLEEFEHAKNRGANVYAEIRGYGMSGDAYHITQPPSDGRGAIMAMTHALRQSGLHPSEVDYINAHATSTPLGDTIEGNAIKTMFSDRTSSSALAFSSTKGAIGHLLGAAGAVEAIFAVLAIRHGIAPLTLNLTKPDPVFHDGFMPLSASEEMPIRVAMSNSFGFGGTNASLLFAHTGSD
- the LOC106770822 gene encoding 3-oxoacyl-[acyl-carrier-protein] synthase, mitochondrial isoform X3 — encoded protein: MVTPLGCGVGTTWKRLIDGECGVRALSLEDLKMSSFDKETQLSAFDHLTSKVAALVPTGTNPGEFNDQIWLNSKDHRSIARFIAYALCAADEALKDSNWCPTEQEDKQRTGVSIGGGIGSISDILDSAQLICEKRLRRLSPFFIPRILINMASGHVSMKYGFQGPNHAAVTACATGSHSIGDAMRMIQFGDADVMLAGGTESSIDALSIAGFCRSRALSTKYNSSPLEASRPFDCGRDGFVIGEGSGVLVLEEFEHAKNRGANVYAEIRGYGMSGDAYHITQPPSDGRGAIMAMTHALRQSGLHPSEVDYINAHATSTPLGDTIEGNAIKTMFSDRTSSSALAFSSTKGAIGHLLGAAGAVEAIFAVLAIRHGIAPLTLNLTKPDPVFHDGFMPLSASEEMPIRVAMSNSFGFGGTNASLLFAHTGSD